In one Lolium rigidum isolate FL_2022 chromosome 3, APGP_CSIRO_Lrig_0.1, whole genome shotgun sequence genomic region, the following are encoded:
- the LOC124697297 gene encoding lariat debranching enzyme-like — translation MKIAVEGCMHGELDKVYDTMRRLEEAEGIKIDLLICCGDFQAVRNESDLHCVNVKPKYRTMNSFWKYYSGQAVAPYPTIFIGGNHEASNYLWELYYGGWAAPNIYFLGFAGVVKFGNIRIGGMSGIHKQNDYYSGHHERTPYSEGNKISVYHVRHYDVLKLMHVKEPLDIFISHDWPVGITEYGNWQKLIQQKRHFEEEVRTRTLGSQSAAKLLSKLKPPYWFSAHLHCKFPAIIQHGEDGPTTKFLALDKCIPRRNFLQVLDIPSNPGPYEIQYDEEWLAITRRFHSVFPLTRAPFRMNEELDIQNDRQWVRSKLNARGAKPFDFVQTAPPFNPSMPVDNPPAAVHCRNPQTESFLQFLQLPYLLDSSNSGGVNRNASSSQPAHPLNNDDIELPDEIEDDEDDE, via the exons ATGAAG ATCGCCGTGGAGGGATGCATGCACGGGGAGCTGGACAAGGTCTACGACACGATGCGCCGTCTCGAGGAAGCCGAGGGCATCAAGATCGACCTCCTCATCTGCTGCGGCGACTTCCAG GCTGTAAGGAATGAGAGCGATTTACACTGTGTAAACGTCAAACCGAAGTATCGtaccatgaactcattttggaaGTACTACTCCGGACAAGCAGTTGCCCCATACCCCACGATCTTCATCGGTGGAAACCATGAAGCATCCAATTATTTGTGGGAACT GTACTATGGAGGATGGGCAGCACCTAACATCTACTTTTTGGGGTTTGCTGGTGTTGTTAAATTTGGAAACATTCGAATTGGTGGAATGTCAGGAATACATAAGCAAAATGATTATTACTCAG GACACCATGAGAGGACTCCATACAGTGAAGGTAACAAGATATCAGTGTACCATGTGAGGCATTATGATGTTCTCAAGCTAATGCATGTGAAGGAGCCTCTAGATATATTCATCTCACATGACTGGCCTGTGGGCATTACTGAATATGGAAACTGGCAGAAGCTCATTCAACAGAAAAGGCATTTCGAAGAAGAG GTCCGCACAAGAACACTAGGCAGCCAATCAGCAGCAAAATTACTGAGCAAATTAAAACCACCGTACTGGTTTTCAGCTCATCTTCATTGTAAGTTTCCAGCTATCATTCAACATGGTGAGGATGGACCTACAACAAAGTTTCTTGCGCTTGATAAGTGCATTCCCAGGCGGAATTTCTTGCAG GTACTAGACATTCCATCCAATCCAGGGCCATATGAAATCCAGTACGACGAAGAATGGCTTGCAATAACACGAAGATTCCATAGTGTTTTCCCCTTAACTCGGGCGCCATTCAGAAT GAATGAAGAACTTGACATTCAAAATGACCGACAATGGGTTAGGAGCAAGTTGAATGCCAGAGGGGCTAAGCCATTTGATTTTGTCCAGACTGCTCCACCTTTTAATCCGTCCATGCCAGTTGATAATCCCCCCGCAGCGG TTCATTGCAGGAATCCGCAAACTGAATCTTTTCTCCAGTTTTTACAACTCCCATATCTGCTGGACTCGTCTAATTCTGGGG GGGTTAATAGAAATGCATCGAGCTCTCAGCCAGCACATCCACTTAATAACGACGACATAGAGCTCCCCGACGAAATTGAAGATGACGAAGATGACGAATGA